Below is a genomic region from Candidatus Fermentibacter sp..
TCGAGGATCGTCACGCCGTCGTCAAGGGTTGAGAAGAGGCCTTCCAGGAGCCTTTCGGATTCGCTCTCCGCGGCACCCGGATTCGTGGAGAACTCCGCCCGGGCCGGAGAATCCCCATCCGCCGTTCCGCCGGTCCTCCTGCTCGTGCCCATGCTGCACCGTCCCGCGAGTGGTTGGAGTCCGGTAAGCATACAGGTTCGATTATTGCAGAACGGGATGCCGGGGTCTATCTCGGATGGGCGCCGCACATGCGGGCGCGCCGGCGCTCCGGGGATCGACATGCACCGCATTCGTACGTACTATCGCCCGGGCGGCGCTCCATGCCGCCGTTTCGTCGGAGGACGGCCGTGTCGTTCCTTTCGGGCCTGATCGGGGCCAGGGGCAGGCTTTCGGGATTCTCGCTCATGTCGGCCGGAAACGTGCTGACGGCCCTTCTCACGTACCTGAGGCAGGCCGAGATAGCGCGCGTCTTCGGCACCAGCGGCATGACGGACGCCTACGCCGTCGCCCTCGTGTTCCCGATCCTCGCCCAGCAGGTGATAGCACACGCCTTCGGCTCGAGCTTCGTCCCTGTCTACACCGAGGTCCTGTACAGAAAGGGCCGGGCGGCCGCCGCCGGCCTGGTGAACCGGATCCTCTGCTGGATCGGTATTTCCGGAGGCCTGCTGATACTCGCCCTGCTCGGAGGCAGCAGGGGTCTGGTCACGATAGCGGGACCCGGGCTCGGGGCAGGGAATCTCGACCTCTCCGCAGGCATGCTGAGGATCATGCTGCCCATGCTGGTACTCGTGGCATCCACCGGGATCCTCACAGGGCTCCTGAGCGCCCAGCGGCGGTTTGGTGTCGTTAGCGCGGTCAGCGTCGCGAACATCGCCGTATCGTTCGCGACGGTCGCCCTCTTCCACGCGAGGCTGGGGATCATGGTCCTGCCGGTATCGGGCCTGGCCGGATCGGTGGCGGGATTCGCTGTCTCCGCCGCCTTTGCGGTCGGATCGGGGCATGTCCCGCGGTTCGAGCCCGACCCTCGGGATGCCGACTTTTCACGCCTCCTCCGCCTTTCCGCCCCCGTCATGACCGGGGCCGTACTTGGCTTCCTCGGCCCCATGGCGGACAGGGCGCTCGCGTCGGTGCTGGCAGAGAGCTCCGTCACGGCGATGGACTACGCCGCCAGGATCAGGGACATGGCTCTGGCCGTGCTCTTCCTGCCCATGTCCGCGCTTGCCGACGTGGGACTATCGGAGAAGTCGGCGAGGAAAGACATGCCTGCATTCGGGGAGGAGCTCCGTTCCCTGCTGAACTGGACTTCGTTCCTCATGCTGCCTGCGGCGGCCCTGCTGTCGATGTTCGCCACGCCTGCGGTCTCGGTCCTGTTCATGCGGGGAAGCTTCGACAGGGAGAGCGCGGAGCTGGTGGGGAGGGCGCTGGCGTTCTACGCCCCGTGGCTGGCCCAGTTCGGATTCGGGGCTGTGGTCTCCAGGGGCTTCTACGCGATGAAGGACACCGGGACGCCCGTGCTGATAGGCATCTGGGGCATGGCCGCGAACGTGCTGCTGAACGTGATCCTGATGGAATCCATGGGGATAGCGGGGCTGGCGCTGTCATCCACCCTGACCTCTACCGCGAAGACCATCCTGCTGGTTCACTTCTTCAGGAGGAAGTCGCCGGAGATCTCGTTCCGGCCGGTGCTGATCGAGCATGCCAGGCTCCTGGCCGCGGTTGCCGCCATGGTTCCGGCGGGGCTCCTGCTGAGCACGGCGCTCCCGGTCGGCCTGGATGCCGATTTCGCTCACAGGGCTGCCAACCTGACCCTGGTCACCACCCTGTCGGCGGGTGTCTACTGTCTTGTCTGCCTCCTGCTGGGGGCCGCCCCGGCGAGGCTCGCCGCAGGCCGCCTCAGGCGCGCCCGGTCATCGGGGTAGCGAGGCCAGGATCTCCTCGAACAGCCTCCTCGCGTCCCTGACGTGATGGCGGGCGTATGCGTACTCGCGGTTCCGTCGCCTCACCTCGAGGGTCGAGGCCCAGTCCCCGGCCAGGTCGTCGAGCAGCATGGCCAGCTCGGCGGGGGTGCGGAAGGTCCTCGTGAGCCCGGGGGCGGTCATGGCGAGCTCGGACCAGGGCTGGACCGCCGGGAAGAGGCCGGCGGCCTGGTACTCTGCAACCTTCATCTGGTAGGTGGTGTGCCAGCCCTCCTCGAGGCATGCGACTCCGATCTGGTGGCCGGACAGAAGGCCGGGGAGCTCCAGTCTGGGGACCGGGGGGATCAGCCGCACCCTTCCGCCCGTCCTCCTGCACATCTCCGAGATCTCGTCGCGAAGAGGCCCGTCACCCGCCACGGTCCCCCTCAATCCCGACATCGAGACGCCTTCCACGAAGATGTCGGGCCGCTCGGCCTCCACGAGGCTCGTCGTCAGGAGAGCGGCTTCGGCGTCCGGGGGCTCGGCATACGTGAACCTGTCGAGATCGATGGAGTGTGGCAGGTGGATCGCTCCGGGGAATCCGGGCTGGGCTCCGGTCACGAACAGGGCCGAGGCTGCAAGACTGTCGCGGGTGCCCGAAGGCAGCAGGCCGGGTCTGGAGTGATACCGGATGGCGTACGGGAGGCCTGCGTCGGAGGCTCCCAGCGCGGCCCTCTCGTCCGTGCACAGCACGATGTCGGCCCCCCAGGCGGCGAATGCACCCCTCGTCTCGCGGGCATGGGCCTTCCTCTGGAGGGATTCCTTGACCCTGTTGAGCGCCGGCCATCTGCGGATCATCCGTGCTCCGGCCGACAGGCCCTTGACCTGCACTCCCTCGCACGACCGCATCCCGGCGGGCACGGATGCCCCGATGAAGGCCATCCCGTGGGCCGGGAGCAGCAGGTCGGCGACTGTCGTCCATCCCCCCGAGACGCCCGGGCGGATGAACCAGGAGGACACGAGGAATCTCATGCCCCGGTGCCTCCGGTGATCTCGCGGAAAGCGCCTTCGGTGAGCCTGGCGCAGTTCTCCCAGGTCAGGACCTTCATGGCATGACACTCTCGATCGACCGGTGTGGAACCACGGCCCATGGCGAGAGCAACTGCCGCGGCCTCGGCCGCCGATTCGGCGGAACCAGTCTCGAAACCGACGAACAGCCCGTCGAACAGCTCGACTATCGCGCTGTTCCTGGCAGCCGCGACCGGCAGGCCCTGCCGGATGGCCTCGGCGACAGTGAGGCCGAAGCCCTCGTGGAGGGAGGAGTGGATGTATGCCGAGGCATGGGCGTACAGGGTGGAGAGGGCGTCTTCTCCGACATATCCCGTGAAGTGCACCATGCCGCCCATACCGAGTTCATGCACGAGTGCCCTGGTCTCCTGTGCGCGGTAACCGTCTCCCCCTGCGATCACCAGACCCGGGAACGAGGAGGCGCCGAACCTCTCCGACAGCAGCTTCGATGCCCGGATGGCCGTCGCATAATCCTTCCTGGGTTCCACGGTGCCCACGCTCAGCAGATAGCCGGGGATGACGCCAGGAGGCAGGTCGTCGGGCCCCCCGGGCGGGACGAGCTCGTGGTCGCATCCCAGAGGAGTCGGGTGGCAGCGGCTTCGCGCCTCGGGGAACACCTCGAGGAGATGGTCGAGCGTGGTCATCGAGTTGACGGTGATCGCGGCGCACTCCCTCACCACCCGGGCGGTCCTCCGGCGGTAGAAGTCGCTCATGCCGGGGTCGAGGATGCCATCGAAGAGGAAGGGCGCCATGTCGTGGATCATGGCCGTCCGGGGGGCGCGGCTGGGGAGCAGGTCGCCGTTCGGGAAATGATGCACGTCGATGCGGGCGGTCATGCTCGTGAGCCAGGGCATGACCGCCGGGCCGATCCCGTGGATGTGCGGGAATGTCCTGACCACGGGGCCTGGCCCGAGCCGTTCGCGGAGGCTCGAGCGGAAGCGGTTCCACGTCCAGTACTCGACCTCGTGCCCGAGGCCTGAGAGAGCGCGCCCGAGCTCGAAAGCGTAGCGTGCAACCCCGGTGAGGGGATGTGCCATCACCGCCGCATTCACCGCCACCCTCACGGTCGATCCCTGGTTTCAGATGCTTCAGATGCATTCATTTCTTGTTGCCCTGCTTGCAGATGACAGTCAAGCGCGATATCATGATAGCACATTTATAGGATTGTCAGGCACTACTAGAGACGTTATCCTGCAATCATTGATCCACACCGAGGAGTCTGGTGATCGATGATGGCGCAAGATTCAATTTCCGCGAGATGTCTGCCTTGGATATACCTGCTTCGAACAGAAGCCGGGCAGCAGTTATCCTGGCTGTACTTACGGATCCCCCCTTGGACCGTCCTTTCAACCGATTGCAGTCGATACCGTACAGCTCGCAGACTCGTTCGATGATGGCCTCTACTTCCTCGTGCTCATGGCCTCTGCTCCTGGTCTGCCTTCTTCGATCATCGAGAATGAGTGCTGATTCGACAGCGAATTCCCTGCTTCCCAGAACCGTCCCGACGTAATCATAACGGCGCTGATCCGAACGAGAACCCTTCTCGACAACCACTCCGCTCCTGCCGATTCTGAGGTTGCCCGATTCCAGCAGATCCGATTCTCCGTCCGCGATTCCTGATGACAGATAAGAGAGGTATGCACCCCTGGATATGTCATCATCCATCCCGAAGGCTCCCAGGACGGCATTCACGTCATGCCAGAGATGCTCGGCACCATGGATCATCGCCCTGTGGCTGGTCCAGGGGTAGTCGGCAAGATTCGAGATGCTATCCACCAATCCGGCCCTCAAAGGGTTCAGGTTGATGTATCTGATGAGTTCATAAAGGTATTCGTCTCTACACACAAGGATCGACTTGAAGCGTGACATGAAGACATGCCCCCTGTGACCATGCCGCCGGTTGTAGGATTTACTGAACCCACCGAGAAGACGGTGCATGATCTCATGAAGCTTGTGTGACCCGACCTCGATGAGGAGATGGTAATGATTGGGCATCAGGGCCCATGCGTAGACCCTGAAATCCATCGATGGACCGAGGAAATCCATACGAGCAAGGAAGCTTCCCTTGTCCGCATCGGTTCCAAGCACATACTCGTCCCCCGCACCATGCCCCATCACATGGTGCAACGAACCAGGATGATCCAGCCGCGATCCGACTCTCATACACAGGAGTTTTATCCATTGCGGGATATAATGCAAGAGCAGATACCGGAATTGACGCTATCAACATGCAACAGTTGAAGTTATGGCTGCATCTGAAGCATCTGAAACCAGGGATCGACCGGGCTAGAGGAAGTAGCGGAGCCAGATGTAGAGGGTTGCGACAACGACGGTCAGGAGCATGTACGGGAACCCCGTCTTCGTGAAGCGCATGAACGAAATCGGAGTGTCGTTACCCTCGCCGATCCTCGCGGTCACCACATTCGCCGAAGCTCCGATCAGCGTCCCGTTGCCGCCCAGACAGGCCCCCAGCGCAAGCGACCACCAGAGCGGCATCGCAACTGTATTCCGTATCGCGGCTGCATCCGCGAGACCCATCGCTGTTCCATAGTGCGAGATCATTACCTCGACCATCGGTATCAGCGCCATGACGATCGGGATGTTGTCCAGTATCGACGAAGCCAGCGCGCTGCCCCAGAGCAGGAGCATGCAGGCATAGAAGAGGTTGTCGCCGGACAGGCTGATGAGCTGCTGAGCGAGGAACTCGATAACTCCGGTGTGTTCCAGCGCACCCACCAGGATGAAGAGCCCTATGAAGAAGAACAGCACACCCCATTCGACTTCCTTGAAGAATCCCTCGACATCCACCCTGTTCACGAGCAGGACTATCATGGCTCCGACCAAGGCGATGACCCCCGCCTCTATGCCGAGGACTCCGTGCAGCAGGAAGCCTATCATGGTGAGGCAGACAACGGAGAGAGTCCTGACCATCATACGGCTGTCCACTATCGCCAGGTGTGGTATGGCCTCGCGTATCCTCAGCCTGATGTGCTCCTCGACTGAGAATCTGCTCCGGTTCCTGAAGTAGAGCACCGTGAGGAACACCACCATTATCAGGGTAGTGGCGGGAGTGAGGTGGATCAGGAAATCCAGGAATGTGAGCCCTGCCGCCGATCCGATGATCACGTTCGGAGGGTCGCCGATGAGGGTCGCTGTTCCGCCGATGTTCGACGCGATAGCCTCGAGGATAAGGAACGGTACCGCATCGACTTCGAGGATCTTCGTCACGAGGATCGTCACCGGGATGACGAGGATCACGGTCGTCACGTTGTCGAGGAAGGCGGACAGAAGAGCCGTCGTGCCGACCAGGATGATGAGTATCCTGATCGGCCGCCCGTCGGCGCGCCTCGCAATCGAGATGGCAACCCATTCGAAGAAACCCGTCTGAGCTAGGACGTTCACCTCGATCATCATTCCTACGAGCAGGAAGATCACGTTCAGGTCGACGCAGGCCACGGCTTCGTGGTAGGGCATTATGTGGAAGAGGAGGATCAGTCCTGCGCCGACGAGCGCGGCGATCGTCTTGTGGATCTTCTCCGACGCTATGAAGAGGTAGACGATCGCGAAGATCAGTATCGCAGGAAGCATCAGGCCCCTCCTAGAGCGTCAGGACTCGGTCGATGAGCCTGAAGTTGTCGATGACACCCAGCAGTTTCGAGCCATCCAGGACATAGATCTCGGAGTAGCCCTTCACCGCCATCTGGAAGACCACCTCGATCAGCGTGGAGTCCCTGTCTATGGACCCGCCTGATTCCTGGATGTCGCTGACCTTTATGGTGTGCCTGGATGCGAAGTATTTCTCGAAGGGATCGAGGTTGCGGACGAAGGATACCGTCTTGAGGTTCTGGAAGAACTGAGGCACGCCTACTCGGAACAGGTGTACCGAGGATATGAAGCCCTTGTAATCGCCATTCCCATCGATCACAGGCAGGTTCGAGAGGTCGTTGGAATGCATCAGGTGGGCGGCTTCGCCTATAGACATCCCGGGCGAGGCGGTCACCTTGACCCTGCGCATCAGGTCGTGAGCGAATACCTGGTCTGAGATCTCCAGGCCCGACCGGTCGATGGCCTCCCAGATTTCCTGCGGAGAGGCATTCCTCATGAAATCGATGTTGTCGTCCTTCTCCAGGAACTGGATGAGCACCCGCATGGCCCGGAGCTGTACGTAAGGCTTGGACAGGGAGGAGATCAGGAGGATCACTATGTGAACGAGATCGCCGTCGTGGCTCTCGAACGGGATGCCGTCACGGGAGATACCGATGGCGACCGTGAATCCTTCGAAACCCGCTATCCTTGTGTGGGGACAGGCGACTCCCTTGCCGAGGGCCGTCGTATGCTGCCTTTCCCTGTCCAGAAGAGAGTCCAGGATCGTTTTACACGGGATCCCGGCCTTCGAACCCGCTCCGTTCGGGAACAGCCTGGTCACCATGGACCTTATGGCCTCTTCGCTCGAGGAGGCCTCCAGTCCCGTCAGGATGTGGTCTGATGCGAGACAATCGCTGAGTTTCATCAGCTTTTCCGTACCGCCATGTTGGATTGGATTCGGTGAATGCCTGCCTGAAAAGGGAAGATCGATTATAACATTCTGCGGGCGATGCGAGGCAAGCCCTGTTTCATCGTGTTGTTCTGCTGTTCTATGCCAGCATGCCGCTGCCCGGGGCGGGCCTTCGTCCGGGGAGCTCGACAGGGCCCGGCAGTCCTGGCATCATCACACGCAAGGGGGTTCTTCGGACAAGGAGTGAGACATGTCCGGTTCGGCTTCTCTCGAATCGCTCTCGATATTCATCCCGGTGCTGCTCCTGATCCTCATCGGCGGGGTGCCGATGGCGGTCAGGCTCCTGAAGAGCATGAGAAGGGCCGAGGGGACCATAGTATCGAGCGAGGCCAGGCAGGCAGAAGCCGACACCGGCGGTTCGACGTTCATCCCCGTGATCGAGTACACCTACAGGTTCAACGGGATCGACTACACAGGCTCCACGCTGAACGGCCCGTACAGGGACCAGTACGCCCGGGGCCTGGATCCGTGGAAGACCCCGATGTCATACGAAAGGGCCCTGGCTGTCGTGGCGCAGTTCCCGCCGGGCGGCAGATGCACGGTCTACCCTGACCTCGAGGATCACTCGAGGTCGATTCTGCCCATGCGGTCGGCATCGTCAAGGAAGCTCGCCCTCATCTTGTCGGCCGCCATAGGATTCGCGGCCCTGCTCATCGCCCTTCTGTTCATCCTGGAATCGTCGAAGGGCATGAAGGGCAAGTGACCCTCATCAAGGGAGGATGACTCTCGTCTGACGAGCCCCGGGTCAGCGAAGCAGGACCAGGCTCCCGGTTTCGAGATTCCCCTCCGATGTGATGCAGATCACCCGGTACATCCCCGCGGGAGCAGGCCTGCCGCCGGACGAACATCCGTCCCAGAGCGCCGAGATGCTCTCATCCGTCGAACAGACAGCAGGAACCTCGGCGACGATCCTGCCCGACAGGTCCTCTATCAGGAAGGCTCCCTGAATCCCGGCGCAGCCGTCGAGGCTTATCAGGAACGGCCCATCGTCGGGGTTCGGCGAGATCGACAACCCGACAGCGTCTACCGGGCCAGTCCCGGGCTCGGATACTCCTCCCGGGGTCTGTGCGCTGAACCAGTTCCATGATGCGAGCAGTTCGTCTCCCGTGGCTAGCCCGCACATGCCGCTGACCGGGGATGGATCGACCGCCTCGAGCTGCCAGTACTGCATCGTCGACGGAACGATGATCTCGAGGTAGAGCTGGCTCCCCGTGCATGTCAGGTTGAGCTCGTAGTCGACATAGCCGGGAAAATCGGCCGACAGCGAGTTCAGGATCGTGGACGTGGAGCCGGCGCTCACAAGCCTGATGCGGGCCACGTCGTAGTCCGGGGATACGTATGCATAGATTCCGGTGTCGGGATCGCTCATCCTGGCCACCAGGCCGAATACGTGGGTGGCTGTGCCCGATGTCGACACGAGCACATCCATCGACTCGGGCGTCCACGGGCTGAGCAGCGCACTGCAGGAGTAGCCGGTCGACGCTCTGGCCTGCCCGCCGACGGCATACCATGCGGTCGGCCCGCATGACGGGATCCAGTCGCTTATGTCGTTGTCCTCGAAGTCGTCCATGAAGTAGGAGGCGTGGACCCGGGCACAGAGACCGCACGCGGCGAGAATGCACAACAACCTGCACATGCGCCTCACCTCCGATCCAGTATGTTCTGCCATACTTCGTCCGGCGCGTCAATCGAACCGATTCCACCCGATCCGGGAGCGGCGTAATGTCGGAGAGCAGGAGATCAGGAGAGAAGGGCCGCGGCATGATGCAGGAGGTCTTCGGCGACATGCCCCTGCCCCGCGCGGGCAAGGCCTTCGATACGGGATACGAGGACTACTGGAAGGAGAGGATCGAGACGGGCGTCCTCACCCTGCCGGCCGTCAGGAGGGCCGCCGGGGTGCTGCCGTTCATCTCCGACGGCGACACGGTTCTGGATGTGGGCTGCGGCACCGGAGACACGCTCTCGTTCCTTGCGCAGAGCAGGAACATCAGGGGCACGGGGCTCGACATATCGGAGACGGCTCTCGATGAGGTCAGATCGAAGGGCTTCAGCGCCGTTCACGCCGATCTGACGAGGGATGGAGCCTCGCTGGACGGGCAGTACGACCACATCATCCTCTTCGAGGTCATCGAGCACGTGATCGATGCGGAGACTCTGGCCGGCGCCCTGTCCGGACACTTCCGCAAGGGGCTCTACATCACCACGCCGAACCTCGGCTACATCGCACACCGCCTCAGGCTGCTCGCCGGACGGTTCCCAGTCACGTACATCTCCGACCCGCGCGAGCACCTCAGATACTGGTCGACTCGCGACTTCCGCGTCTGGTGCGAATGGACGGGTCTCGGACGCCCTCAGGTGATCGGGTTGAAGGGTAAGGCGGGATTCCTTGCCAGGATGCATCCGTCGCTGTTCGCGAGCGAGGTCCTCTACAGGATTCTACCCTGATCATCCGCAAGGTTGATGCAGAGGGAGTCTGCACGGTTACGGCTTCCTTCAGACTG
It encodes:
- a CDS encoding DUF3592 domain-containing protein; translated protein: MSGSASLESLSIFIPVLLLILIGGVPMAVRLLKSMRRAEGTIVSSEARQAEADTGGSTFIPVIEYTYRFNGIDYTGSTLNGPYRDQYARGLDPWKTPMSYERALAVVAQFPPGGRCTVYPDLEDHSRSILPMRSASSRKLALILSAAIGFAALLIALLFILESSKGMKGK
- a CDS encoding ArsB/NhaD family transporter, translated to MLPAILIFAIVYLFIASEKIHKTIAALVGAGLILLFHIMPYHEAVACVDLNVIFLLVGMMIEVNVLAQTGFFEWVAISIARRADGRPIRILIILVGTTALLSAFLDNVTTVILVIPVTILVTKILEVDAVPFLILEAIASNIGGTATLIGDPPNVIIGSAAGLTFLDFLIHLTPATTLIMVVFLTVLYFRNRSRFSVEEHIRLRIREAIPHLAIVDSRMMVRTLSVVCLTMIGFLLHGVLGIEAGVIALVGAMIVLLVNRVDVEGFFKEVEWGVLFFFIGLFILVGALEHTGVIEFLAQQLISLSGDNLFYACMLLLWGSALASSILDNIPIVMALIPMVEVMISHYGTAMGLADAAAIRNTVAMPLWWSLALGACLGGNGTLIGASANVVTARIGEGNDTPISFMRFTKTGFPYMLLTVVVATLYIWLRYFL
- a CDS encoding PTS sugar transporter subunit IIA; protein product: MKLSDCLASDHILTGLEASSSEEAIRSMVTRLFPNGAGSKAGIPCKTILDSLLDRERQHTTALGKGVACPHTRIAGFEGFTVAIGISRDGIPFESHDGDLVHIVILLISSLSKPYVQLRAMRVLIQFLEKDDNIDFMRNASPQEIWEAIDRSGLEISDQVFAHDLMRRVKVTASPGMSIGEAAHLMHSNDLSNLPVIDGNGDYKGFISSVHLFRVGVPQFFQNLKTVSFVRNLDPFEKYFASRHTIKVSDIQESGGSIDRDSTLIEVVFQMAVKGYSEIYVLDGSKLLGVIDNFRLIDRVLTL
- a CDS encoding glycosyltransferase family 1 protein produces the protein MRVAVNAAVMAHPLTGVARYAFELGRALSGLGHEVEYWTWNRFRSSLRERLGPGPVVRTFPHIHGIGPAVMPWLTSMTARIDVHHFPNGDLLPSRAPRTAMIHDMAPFLFDGILDPGMSDFYRRRTARVVRECAAITVNSMTTLDHLLEVFPEARSRCHPTPLGCDHELVPPGGPDDLPPGVIPGYLLSVGTVEPRKDYATAIRASKLLSERFGASSFPGLVIAGGDGYRAQETRALVHELGMGGMVHFTGYVGEDALSTLYAHASAYIHSSLHEGFGLTVAEAIRQGLPVAAARNSAIVELFDGLFVGFETGSAESAAEAAAVALAMGRGSTPVDRECHAMKVLTWENCARLTEGAFREITGGTGA
- a CDS encoding lipid II flippase MurJ, whose amino-acid sequence is MSFLSGLIGARGRLSGFSLMSAGNVLTALLTYLRQAEIARVFGTSGMTDAYAVALVFPILAQQVIAHAFGSSFVPVYTEVLYRKGRAAAAGLVNRILCWIGISGGLLILALLGGSRGLVTIAGPGLGAGNLDLSAGMLRIMLPMLVLVASTGILTGLLSAQRRFGVVSAVSVANIAVSFATVALFHARLGIMVLPVSGLAGSVAGFAVSAAFAVGSGHVPRFEPDPRDADFSRLLRLSAPVMTGAVLGFLGPMADRALASVLAESSVTAMDYAARIRDMALAVLFLPMSALADVGLSEKSARKDMPAFGEELRSLLNWTSFLMLPAAALLSMFATPAVSVLFMRGSFDRESAELVGRALAFYAPWLAQFGFGAVVSRGFYAMKDTGTPVLIGIWGMAANVLLNVILMESMGIAGLALSSTLTSTAKTILLVHFFRRKSPEISFRPVLIEHARLLAAVAAMVPAGLLLSTALPVGLDADFAHRAANLTLVTTLSAGVYCLVCLLLGAAPARLAAGRLRRARSSG
- a CDS encoding transposase → MLGTDADKGSFLARMDFLGPSMDFRVYAWALMPNHYHLLIEVGSHKLHEIMHRLLGGFSKSYNRRHGHRGHVFMSRFKSILVCRDEYLYELIRYINLNPLRAGLVDSISNLADYPWTSHRAMIHGAEHLWHDVNAVLGAFGMDDDISRGAYLSYLSSGIADGESDLLESGNLRIGRSGVVVEKGSRSDQRRYDYVGTVLGSREFAVESALILDDRRRQTRSRGHEHEEVEAIIERVCELYGIDCNRLKGRSKGGSVSTARITAARLLFEAGISKADISRKLNLAPSSITRLLGVDQ
- a CDS encoding methionine biosynthesis protein MetW produces the protein MSESRRSGEKGRGMMQEVFGDMPLPRAGKAFDTGYEDYWKERIETGVLTLPAVRRAAGVLPFISDGDTVLDVGCGTGDTLSFLAQSRNIRGTGLDISETALDEVRSKGFSAVHADLTRDGASLDGQYDHIILFEVIEHVIDAETLAGALSGHFRKGLYITTPNLGYIAHRLRLLAGRFPVTYISDPREHLRYWSTRDFRVWCEWTGLGRPQVIGLKGKAGFLARMHPSLFASEVLYRILP